The following coding sequences lie in one Hippopotamus amphibius kiboko isolate mHipAmp2 chromosome 7, mHipAmp2.hap2, whole genome shotgun sequence genomic window:
- the MSH6 gene encoding DNA mismatch repair protein Msh6 isoform X4, giving the protein MPTKPRLGPPAKAAPPPPPPLPPPPGPPLPQAGMRPGARPGLGRGPWRAPRRGRRRGISTEGCGSRQPLRSCDFSPGDLVWAKMEGYPWWPCLVYNHPFDGTFIREKGKSARVHVQFFDDSPTRGWVSRRLLKPYTGSKSKEAQKGGHFYSAKPEILRAMQRADEALNKDKIKRLELAVCDEPSEPEEEEETEASATYASDKSEEENEIESEEEVRPKVQGSRRSSRQIKKRRVISDSESDVGGSDVEFKPDAKEEGSSDEISSGVGDSDSEGLDSPVKVAPKRKRMVTGNGSLKRKSSRKEMPSATKRVTGISSETKNTLSAFSAPQNSESQSHIGGGCDDSSRPTIWYHETLEWLKEEKRRDMHRRRPDHPDFDASTLYVPEDFLNSCTPGMRKWWQIKSQNFDLVIFYKVGKFYELYHMDALVGVSELGLVFMKGNWAHSGFPEIAFGRYSDSLVQKGYKVARVEQTETPEMMEARCRKMAHISKYDRVVRREICRVITKGTQTYSVLEGDPSENYSKYLLSLKEKEDDSSGHARVYGVCFVDTSLGKFFIGQFSDDRHCSRFRTLVAHYPPVQILFEKGNLSVETKMILKGSLSSSLQEGLIPGSQFWDAAKTLRTLLEEGYFTDKLNEDSGVMLPQVLKGMTSESDSVGLTPGEKSELALSALGGCVFYLKKCLIDQELLSMANFEDYIPLDSDTVHASRPGAVFAKANQRMVLDAVTLNNLEIFLNGTNGSTEGTLLEKIDTCHTPFGKRLLKQWLCAPLCNPHAINDRLDAIEDLMVVPDKISEVVDLLKKLPDLERLLSKIHNVGSPLKSQNHPDSRAIMYEETTYSKKKIIDFLSALEGFKVMCKIIGIMEEVIDDFKSKILKQVLTLQTKNPKGRFPDLTSELNRWDTAFDHEKARKTGLITPKAGFDSDYDQALADIRENEQSLLEYLEKQRSRIGCRTIVYWGIGRNRYQLEIPENFITRNLPEEYELKSTKKGCKRYWTKTIEKKLANLINAEERRDISLKDCMRRLFYNFDKNYKDWQAAVECIAVLDVLLCLANYSQGSDGPMCRPAILLPEDDTPPFLDLKGSRHPCIMKTFFGDDFIPNDILIGCEEEEEENGKAYCVLVTGPNMGGKSTLMRQAGLLVVMAQMGCYVPAEVCRLTPIDRVFTRLGASDRIMSGESTFFVELSETASILTHATAHSLVLVDELGRGTATFDGTAIANAVVKELAENIKCRTLFSTHYHSLVEDYSQNVAVRLGHMACMVENECEDPSQETITFLYKFIKGACPKSYGFNAARLANLPEEVIQKGHRKAREFEKMTQSLRLFREVCLASERSTVDAEAVHKLLSLIEEL; this is encoded by the exons TTCTTGTGACTTCTCACCAGGTGATTTGGTTTGGGCCAAGATGGAGGGTTACCCTTGGTGGCCTTGCCTGGTTTACAACCACCCTTTTGATGGAACATTCATCCGAGAGAAAGGAAAGTCTGCCCGAGTTCATGTACAGTTTTTTGATGACAGCCCAACAAGGGGCTGGGTTAGCAGAAGGCTATTAAAGCCATATACAG GTTCCAAATCAAAGGAAGCCCAGAAAGGAGGTCATTTTTACAGTGCAAAGCCTGAAATACTCAGAGCAATGCAACGTGCAGATGAAGCCTTGAATAAAGACAAGATTAAGAGGCTTGAATTGGCAGTGTGTGATGAACCCTCAGAaccagaggaggaagaagagacggAG GCAAGTGCCACTTACGCATCAGATAagagtgaagaagaaaatgaaattgagagTGAAGAGGAAGTGAGGCCAAAGGTGCAAGGATCTAGGCGAAGCAGTCGCCAAATAAAAAAACGAAGGGTCATATCAGACTCAGAGAGTGACGTTGGTGGCTCTGATGTGGAATTTAAGCCAGACGctaaggaagaaggaagcagtGATGAAATAAGCAGTGGAGTAGGGGATAGTGACAGTGAAGGCCTGGACAGCCCTGTCAAAGTTGCTccaaagaggaagagaatggTAACTGGAAATGGCTCCCTGAAAAGGAAAAGTTCAAGGAAGGAAATGCCCTCAGCCACCAAACGAGTAACCGGCATTTCATCAGAAACCAAGAATACTTTGAGTGCTTTCTCTGCCCCTCAAAATTCTGAATCCCAATCCCACATTGGTGGAGGATGTGATGATAGTAGTCGCCCCACCATCTGGTATCATGAAACTTTAGAGTGGCTtaaggaggagaagagaagagatatGCACAGGAGGCGACCTGATCACCCTGATTTTGATGCATCCACACTCTATGTGCCTGAGGATTTCCTGAATTCCTGTACTCCTGGGATGAGGAAGTGGTGGCAAATTAAGTCTCAGAACTTTGATCTTGTCATATTTTATAAGGTGGGGAAGTTTTATGAGCTATACCACATGGATGCTCTTGTTGGAGTCAGTGAACTAGGGTTGGTATTCATGAAAGGCAACTGGGCCCATTCTGGTTTCCCTGAAATTGCATTTGGCCGATACTCAGATTCCCTGGTCCAGAAGGGCTATAAAGTAGCAAGAGTGGAACAGACCGAGACCCCGGAAATGATGGAGGCGCGATGCCGAAAGATGGCACACATATCTAAGTATGATAGAGTGGTGAGGAGGGAGATCTGTAGGGTCATTACCAAGGGTACACAGACCTACAGTGTGCTGGAAGGTGACCCCTCAGAGAACTACAGTAAGTATCTTCTTAGcctcaaagaaaaagaagacgaTTCTTCTGGCCATGCTCGAGTGTATGGAGTATGCTTTGTTGATACCTCACTCGGCAAGTTCTTCATAGGTCAGTTTTCAGATGATCGCCATTGTTCCAGGTTTAGGACTTTAGTGGCACACTATCCTCCAGTACAGATCTTGTTTGAGAAAGGAAATCTCTCAGTGGAAACTAAGATGATTCTTAAGGGTTCATTATCCTCTTCTCTTCAGGAAGGTCTGATACCAGGCTCCCAGTTTTGGGATGCAGCCAAAACTTTGAGAACTCTCCTTGAAGAAGGATATTTTACGGACAAATTAAATGAGGACAGTGGGGTGATGTTACCCCAGGTGCTTAAAGGTATGACCTCAGAGTCTGATTCTGTTGGGTTGACACCAGGAGAGAAGAGTGAATTGGCCCTCTCTGCTCTTGGTGGTTGTGTCTTCTACCTCAAAAAATGCCTTATTGATCAGGAGCTTTTATCAATGGCTAATTTTGAAGACTATATTCCCTTGGATTCTGACACGGTCCATGCTTCAAGACCTGGTGCTGTCTTTGCTAAAGCCAATCAACGAATGGTGCTAGATGCTGTGACGTTAAACAACTTGGAGATTTTTCTGAACGGAACAAATGGTTCTACTGAAGGGACCCTGTTAGAGAAGATTGATACTTGCCATACTCCCTTTGGTAAGCGGCTTCTAAAGCAATGGCTTTGTGCCCCACTCTGTAACCCTCATGCTATCAATGATCGTCTAGATGCCATAGAAGACCTAATGGTTGTGCCTGACAAAATCTCTGAGGTTGTAGACCTTCTAAAAAAGCTTCCAGACCTTGAGAGGCTACTGAGTAAAATTCATAATGTTGGGTCTCCCCTGaagagccagaaccacccagataGCAGGGCTATAATGTATGAAGAAACCacatacagcaaaaaaaagatcattgattttctttctgctctggaaGGATTCAAAGTAATGTGTAAAATTATAGGGATTATGGAAGAAGTCATTGATGACTTTAAGTCTAAAATCCTTAAGCAGGTCCTTACTCTGCAGACAAAAAATCCCAAAGGCCGCTTTCCTGATTTGACTTCAGAACTGAACCGATGGGATACAGCATTTGACCATGAAAAGGCTCGAAAGACTGGACTGATTACTCCCAAAGCAGGATTTGACTCTGATTATGATCAAGCTCTTGCTGATataagagaaaatgaacagagcctcctGGAATACTTGGAGAAACAGCGCAGTCGAATTGGCTGTAGGACCATAGTCTACTGGGGAATTGGTAGGAATCGTTACCAGTTGGAAATTCCAGAGAATTTCATCACTCGTAATTTGCCAGAAGAATATGAGTTGAAATCCACCAAGAAGGGCTGTAAACGGTACTGGACCAAAACAATTGAGAAGAAGTTGGCTAATCTGATAAATGCTGAAGAACGGAGAGACATATCATTAAAGGACTGCATGCGGCGACTGTTCTATAACTTTGATAAGAATTATAAGGACTGGCAGGCTGCTGTGGAGTGCATTGCAGTGTTGG ATGTCTTATTGTGCCTGGCAAACTACAGTCAAGGGAGTGATGGTCCTATGTGTCGTCCAGCAATTCTGTTGCCAGAAGACGACACTCCTCCCTTTCTAGACCTTAAAGGATCACGCCATCCCTGCATTATGAAGACTTTTTTTGGTGATGACTTTATTCCTAATGACATTCTAATAGGctgtgaggaagaagaggaggaaaatggCAAAGCTTATTGTGTGCTTGTTACTGGACCGAATATGGGGGGCAAGTCTACACTCATGAGACAG GCTGGCCTGTTAGTTGTAATGGCCCAGATGGGTTGTTACGTACCAGCTGAAGTGTGTAGGCTCACACCAATTGATAGAGTGTTTACTAGACTTGGTGCCTCAGACAGAATAATGTCAG gtgaaagTACATTTTTTGTTGAATTGAGTGAAACTGCCAGTATACTTACACATGCAACAGCACATTCTCTGGTGCTTGTGGATGAATTAG gaaGAGGTACTGCAACATTTGATGGGACAGCAATAGCAAATGCAGTTGTTAAAGAACTTGCTGAGAATATAAAGTGTCGTACGTTGTTTTCTACCCATTACCATTCATTAGTTGAAGACTACTCTCAAAATGTTGCAGTGCGCTTGGGACACATG gcatgCATGGTAGAAAATGAATGTGAAGATCCCAGCCAGGAGACTATTACTTTTCTCTATAAATTCATTAAGGGAGCCTGTCCTAAAAGCTATGGCTTTAATGCAGCAAGGCTTGCTAATCTTCCAGAGGAGGTTATTCAAAAGGGGCATAGAAAAGCAAGAGAATTCGAGAAGATGACTCAGTCACTGCGATTATTTCG ggaaGTTTGTCTGGCTAGTGAAAGGTCGACTGTAGATGCTGAAGCTGTTCATAAGTTGCTGAGTTTGATTGAGGAATTATAG
- the MSH6 gene encoding DNA mismatch repair protein Msh6 isoform X1, whose protein sequence is MSRQSTLFSFFPKSPALNNANKAPVRASSESSAAATATAAAATGASPSPGGDAAWSEAGPGPGPLAGSTSRAEARNLNGGLRKSAAPAVPARGSQLRTQKGKGENIFFPYMCIHCNRLFSCSCDFSPGDLVWAKMEGYPWWPCLVYNHPFDGTFIREKGKSARVHVQFFDDSPTRGWVSRRLLKPYTGSKSKEAQKGGHFYSAKPEILRAMQRADEALNKDKIKRLELAVCDEPSEPEEEEETEASATYASDKSEEENEIESEEEVRPKVQGSRRSSRQIKKRRVISDSESDVGGSDVEFKPDAKEEGSSDEISSGVGDSDSEGLDSPVKVAPKRKRMVTGNGSLKRKSSRKEMPSATKRVTGISSETKNTLSAFSAPQNSESQSHIGGGCDDSSRPTIWYHETLEWLKEEKRRDMHRRRPDHPDFDASTLYVPEDFLNSCTPGMRKWWQIKSQNFDLVIFYKVGKFYELYHMDALVGVSELGLVFMKGNWAHSGFPEIAFGRYSDSLVQKGYKVARVEQTETPEMMEARCRKMAHISKYDRVVRREICRVITKGTQTYSVLEGDPSENYSKYLLSLKEKEDDSSGHARVYGVCFVDTSLGKFFIGQFSDDRHCSRFRTLVAHYPPVQILFEKGNLSVETKMILKGSLSSSLQEGLIPGSQFWDAAKTLRTLLEEGYFTDKLNEDSGVMLPQVLKGMTSESDSVGLTPGEKSELALSALGGCVFYLKKCLIDQELLSMANFEDYIPLDSDTVHASRPGAVFAKANQRMVLDAVTLNNLEIFLNGTNGSTEGTLLEKIDTCHTPFGKRLLKQWLCAPLCNPHAINDRLDAIEDLMVVPDKISEVVDLLKKLPDLERLLSKIHNVGSPLKSQNHPDSRAIMYEETTYSKKKIIDFLSALEGFKVMCKIIGIMEEVIDDFKSKILKQVLTLQTKNPKGRFPDLTSELNRWDTAFDHEKARKTGLITPKAGFDSDYDQALADIRENEQSLLEYLEKQRSRIGCRTIVYWGIGRNRYQLEIPENFITRNLPEEYELKSTKKGCKRYWTKTIEKKLANLINAEERRDISLKDCMRRLFYNFDKNYKDWQAAVECIAVLDVLLCLANYSQGSDGPMCRPAILLPEDDTPPFLDLKGSRHPCIMKTFFGDDFIPNDILIGCEEEEEENGKAYCVLVTGPNMGGKSTLMRQAGLLVVMAQMGCYVPAEVCRLTPIDRVFTRLGASDRIMSGESTFFVELSETASILTHATAHSLVLVDELGRGTATFDGTAIANAVVKELAENIKCRTLFSTHYHSLVEDYSQNVAVRLGHMACMVENECEDPSQETITFLYKFIKGACPKSYGFNAARLANLPEEVIQKGHRKAREFEKMTQSLRLFREVCLASERSTVDAEAVHKLLSLIEEL, encoded by the exons gggctctcagctaagaactcagaagggtaaaggggaaaatattttttttccctacatgTGCATCCACTGTAACAGACTATTTTCATG TTCTTGTGACTTCTCACCAGGTGATTTGGTTTGGGCCAAGATGGAGGGTTACCCTTGGTGGCCTTGCCTGGTTTACAACCACCCTTTTGATGGAACATTCATCCGAGAGAAAGGAAAGTCTGCCCGAGTTCATGTACAGTTTTTTGATGACAGCCCAACAAGGGGCTGGGTTAGCAGAAGGCTATTAAAGCCATATACAG GTTCCAAATCAAAGGAAGCCCAGAAAGGAGGTCATTTTTACAGTGCAAAGCCTGAAATACTCAGAGCAATGCAACGTGCAGATGAAGCCTTGAATAAAGACAAGATTAAGAGGCTTGAATTGGCAGTGTGTGATGAACCCTCAGAaccagaggaggaagaagagacggAG GCAAGTGCCACTTACGCATCAGATAagagtgaagaagaaaatgaaattgagagTGAAGAGGAAGTGAGGCCAAAGGTGCAAGGATCTAGGCGAAGCAGTCGCCAAATAAAAAAACGAAGGGTCATATCAGACTCAGAGAGTGACGTTGGTGGCTCTGATGTGGAATTTAAGCCAGACGctaaggaagaaggaagcagtGATGAAATAAGCAGTGGAGTAGGGGATAGTGACAGTGAAGGCCTGGACAGCCCTGTCAAAGTTGCTccaaagaggaagagaatggTAACTGGAAATGGCTCCCTGAAAAGGAAAAGTTCAAGGAAGGAAATGCCCTCAGCCACCAAACGAGTAACCGGCATTTCATCAGAAACCAAGAATACTTTGAGTGCTTTCTCTGCCCCTCAAAATTCTGAATCCCAATCCCACATTGGTGGAGGATGTGATGATAGTAGTCGCCCCACCATCTGGTATCATGAAACTTTAGAGTGGCTtaaggaggagaagagaagagatatGCACAGGAGGCGACCTGATCACCCTGATTTTGATGCATCCACACTCTATGTGCCTGAGGATTTCCTGAATTCCTGTACTCCTGGGATGAGGAAGTGGTGGCAAATTAAGTCTCAGAACTTTGATCTTGTCATATTTTATAAGGTGGGGAAGTTTTATGAGCTATACCACATGGATGCTCTTGTTGGAGTCAGTGAACTAGGGTTGGTATTCATGAAAGGCAACTGGGCCCATTCTGGTTTCCCTGAAATTGCATTTGGCCGATACTCAGATTCCCTGGTCCAGAAGGGCTATAAAGTAGCAAGAGTGGAACAGACCGAGACCCCGGAAATGATGGAGGCGCGATGCCGAAAGATGGCACACATATCTAAGTATGATAGAGTGGTGAGGAGGGAGATCTGTAGGGTCATTACCAAGGGTACACAGACCTACAGTGTGCTGGAAGGTGACCCCTCAGAGAACTACAGTAAGTATCTTCTTAGcctcaaagaaaaagaagacgaTTCTTCTGGCCATGCTCGAGTGTATGGAGTATGCTTTGTTGATACCTCACTCGGCAAGTTCTTCATAGGTCAGTTTTCAGATGATCGCCATTGTTCCAGGTTTAGGACTTTAGTGGCACACTATCCTCCAGTACAGATCTTGTTTGAGAAAGGAAATCTCTCAGTGGAAACTAAGATGATTCTTAAGGGTTCATTATCCTCTTCTCTTCAGGAAGGTCTGATACCAGGCTCCCAGTTTTGGGATGCAGCCAAAACTTTGAGAACTCTCCTTGAAGAAGGATATTTTACGGACAAATTAAATGAGGACAGTGGGGTGATGTTACCCCAGGTGCTTAAAGGTATGACCTCAGAGTCTGATTCTGTTGGGTTGACACCAGGAGAGAAGAGTGAATTGGCCCTCTCTGCTCTTGGTGGTTGTGTCTTCTACCTCAAAAAATGCCTTATTGATCAGGAGCTTTTATCAATGGCTAATTTTGAAGACTATATTCCCTTGGATTCTGACACGGTCCATGCTTCAAGACCTGGTGCTGTCTTTGCTAAAGCCAATCAACGAATGGTGCTAGATGCTGTGACGTTAAACAACTTGGAGATTTTTCTGAACGGAACAAATGGTTCTACTGAAGGGACCCTGTTAGAGAAGATTGATACTTGCCATACTCCCTTTGGTAAGCGGCTTCTAAAGCAATGGCTTTGTGCCCCACTCTGTAACCCTCATGCTATCAATGATCGTCTAGATGCCATAGAAGACCTAATGGTTGTGCCTGACAAAATCTCTGAGGTTGTAGACCTTCTAAAAAAGCTTCCAGACCTTGAGAGGCTACTGAGTAAAATTCATAATGTTGGGTCTCCCCTGaagagccagaaccacccagataGCAGGGCTATAATGTATGAAGAAACCacatacagcaaaaaaaagatcattgattttctttctgctctggaaGGATTCAAAGTAATGTGTAAAATTATAGGGATTATGGAAGAAGTCATTGATGACTTTAAGTCTAAAATCCTTAAGCAGGTCCTTACTCTGCAGACAAAAAATCCCAAAGGCCGCTTTCCTGATTTGACTTCAGAACTGAACCGATGGGATACAGCATTTGACCATGAAAAGGCTCGAAAGACTGGACTGATTACTCCCAAAGCAGGATTTGACTCTGATTATGATCAAGCTCTTGCTGATataagagaaaatgaacagagcctcctGGAATACTTGGAGAAACAGCGCAGTCGAATTGGCTGTAGGACCATAGTCTACTGGGGAATTGGTAGGAATCGTTACCAGTTGGAAATTCCAGAGAATTTCATCACTCGTAATTTGCCAGAAGAATATGAGTTGAAATCCACCAAGAAGGGCTGTAAACGGTACTGGACCAAAACAATTGAGAAGAAGTTGGCTAATCTGATAAATGCTGAAGAACGGAGAGACATATCATTAAAGGACTGCATGCGGCGACTGTTCTATAACTTTGATAAGAATTATAAGGACTGGCAGGCTGCTGTGGAGTGCATTGCAGTGTTGG ATGTCTTATTGTGCCTGGCAAACTACAGTCAAGGGAGTGATGGTCCTATGTGTCGTCCAGCAATTCTGTTGCCAGAAGACGACACTCCTCCCTTTCTAGACCTTAAAGGATCACGCCATCCCTGCATTATGAAGACTTTTTTTGGTGATGACTTTATTCCTAATGACATTCTAATAGGctgtgaggaagaagaggaggaaaatggCAAAGCTTATTGTGTGCTTGTTACTGGACCGAATATGGGGGGCAAGTCTACACTCATGAGACAG GCTGGCCTGTTAGTTGTAATGGCCCAGATGGGTTGTTACGTACCAGCTGAAGTGTGTAGGCTCACACCAATTGATAGAGTGTTTACTAGACTTGGTGCCTCAGACAGAATAATGTCAG gtgaaagTACATTTTTTGTTGAATTGAGTGAAACTGCCAGTATACTTACACATGCAACAGCACATTCTCTGGTGCTTGTGGATGAATTAG gaaGAGGTACTGCAACATTTGATGGGACAGCAATAGCAAATGCAGTTGTTAAAGAACTTGCTGAGAATATAAAGTGTCGTACGTTGTTTTCTACCCATTACCATTCATTAGTTGAAGACTACTCTCAAAATGTTGCAGTGCGCTTGGGACACATG gcatgCATGGTAGAAAATGAATGTGAAGATCCCAGCCAGGAGACTATTACTTTTCTCTATAAATTCATTAAGGGAGCCTGTCCTAAAAGCTATGGCTTTAATGCAGCAAGGCTTGCTAATCTTCCAGAGGAGGTTATTCAAAAGGGGCATAGAAAAGCAAGAGAATTCGAGAAGATGACTCAGTCACTGCGATTATTTCG ggaaGTTTGTCTGGCTAGTGAAAGGTCGACTGTAGATGCTGAAGCTGTTCATAAGTTGCTGAGTTTGATTGAGGAATTATAG